Part of the Drosophila kikkawai strain 14028-0561.14 chromosome 3L, DkikHiC1v2, whole genome shotgun sequence genome is shown below.
CACAGGGGCAGGCAAGGCGGTGGGCACTAAAAGCGGGCTTAGGGGTTGCGGGTTAATTCGGTCTCAAACTACTAGTTACCATTGttctttgaataatttaaatcaagaGATTTTATAAGCATATTTCTGAAATCTGGTCTATCTATAAAATTTCTATGCTTATTTTAAGGGTCTAAACTttctcatatttttaaaagattccCTTTTCTAAAGGATTTCATTGGCAGCGATTAAACAATTATATAGTTCAAGCTTCAGTTGTATTTCTTTCTAGAAGAAGACTtgaacttttttaaaaaataaaagcacctgtttcataaattaatattattataaattcgagaaaattttaaaatttctaaacCGCTAAATCTTTAGTCACACTCGTCTTTAAAGCCAACTATTTCTTTTCTTGGCTAAATCAAATCATCTTTTAGTTAAAAAGAATTCTTTGAAATTCTAGAAAAAGCCCCCTCTAGGTTGATCTACAGCCAAAGTCGCTTGCAGGACGATTAGTCAATTAGGAGAGAGAACGCAGCAGTTACAGAATCAACGCAACGGTTTACGAATGCACAAAAGCCAAGGCAAGGAGGACTCGCTTCAATCTTACTCTCGCCTTGCGCGCAAACTGGCGCTTCAGTTTGCTGACAGCCTCGATCAGGCGGACAAAGTCTTCCACTTGCTCCCGCGTATTGTCCGCCGCCGTCAGGTCCGGGAAGACATCGCAGTGCTGGCAGCTGGCTATCTTGCTCACAATGGTCTCCTTGGGCAGCAGGTACATGCGATAGCGCCAGTACTTCAGGCTCTACAATACGCAAAGGTTACTCAAAATGCCCGTATAAGCCGCCGAGTTTGCCTACCTCCATTAGGGGATAATCCACATCGCCACGCGTGCAGATATACAGATCCATGTGATTCCAGTTAAAGTTTTCCAGTTTCTCGGTGGTGAAGTTCACGCCGGAGATCTCGTAGGTCTCGTGCTGCGGGGCATGGAAGCGGTACCGGTAGTCCACATTTATCGGAGGATACGGATGTCTGAAAAGCGATTATTTTCCTTCCTCAAAGGACTTCTAAAATGGCACTCACCTTGGCCTGTAGCCGGTGACCGTGATCACCGAACCGCTCAGCGAGATCTTGTGAAAGATGCGACCAATGGAGAGCAGGTACTCCTTCTTGGACTCACAGGGCGGCTTCAGTGGCAGCACAGCGGATCCCGAGGAGCAGCCGCCGAGCACCGACAGCGGTTTCTCGTCAACCACAATTAGCTGAAAGCCCTGGGCGAGGCGCTGCGACACGATCTCCTTACACACCTCCTCCGTGGACAGGGGCTTCCGGTAGACGGCTCTGCTCTGCGCATACTCGTGGTTTACATCGTCCGGCAGGAGCGTGTAGTCGGAGATTACGTAGTCGTTGTTCAGCGACCGCTTGTCGGGAAAGTAGTCCGTGGTGATGGGCAGGCAGGCGGGAATGGTAAGCGACTTCCAGTCGACGCCTGCAAACGGAGCCACCAGGAGATTAGCAAGGGTAATGCTCGGCGGGATCGCGAGGATCAGAGCAAAGAGAAAGCCAACGCCGGTGGTACAGGTGTGTATAAATCAAAATCGTTCAAGCTCAGAAAGACTACTAAGGAAATCATAACCAAGGGGGAGCAGACGGACTCCGGTCCGTGAACGAGAGCTGTCACCAACGGATAGGGTTAGCGTGTGTGTGGGAGGAGGGGGCGTGCGCAAAATACGGAACAGAGGTGGCGTGTGGGCGAAGCATGCTAGCTTAGCGCTACGGAACTACACAACGGCAACATGCTGCACATGCTCTAGTGGGCGACATGCTCCATAACCATCTCCATGAGTACCACCACCCCCGATGGatgggtgtgtgtgagtggtCTATGCAAGTGTGGTGCTTGGTTTCAGGTGGCTACAACTACGGATTATTCTACAATTAATTGCTATAATTAATGGGTAAACTACATGCATTGGGTGTTGTGGCTGGGTGCAGGCAGGGTTTCTTCAGGAGATTAAGCGGGTGTGGTGAGTGATTGGCAAGCCAGGGTAATCTACAGACCGGGACGAGGGCCATCCCATAAGCAAATACGGCAATGCTACTAGAATACCTGCAATTTTCCAATGATTTCATCTTAATGACAAACGGGAACGGGAATTAGTGTAATTTCCTATCTCAAAATTTCCTTCATTTCTCAGAAAAACTTCCAAAATGTGGCTACAAGGACTCGCCTGCTAATGCTAATCAAGATTTATAGGGTTGCAAATGACTCCTGTAGtgactaaaatcataaattctACGAGAAGATCGgaaatatttgatttctttaaataGATATTAATCCATATTTTTTAGGAGAATTTTTTTGATAAATCAAAGTTTAAGAaaatcataactaagtcaaaaaatctgacgctgatcaagaatatttatGGTTTAAAGGGTGGGAAATGACTCGGTTAGTGCATAACAAACTTCTGATGAAATTGGAATACCCTGCGagggaataaaaaaaaggaatttcaGTAACTGAGAGTTTTAATACCCTGCAGCAACTGCGCATTCTTAAGATCgcaaaaaagtttaattttatgagTGAAAGAAAAAGAGTTCCCAAATACCATAACATGACTTGTTTGTTTACTAAATAACTTCTCCTAAACCCCCATTTCTATTCTGGGTAAAAGCAATAACTAAGCACAGCGGCAGCCACACTACGTCTACATCCGCCCAAAGCTAGCTACTGATATTAAAAGATACAAATAGTTCAAGCCTTCTAATCGTGTTTGGTGTGTGGTGGTGGCGTGTGTgtggtttttgtgtgtgcttcGGATGCATTGCTAATGCTTTTTGTACAGAGTGTGTCTAGAGAGTGgtggaatttgtattttttgtccAAACCTATGATGATCTTTCCTCTTCCGCCGCCGCAACCGACACCCGCCTCCGGGTCGGCGGGCGGATCCAGGCCACCCAGAAGGTGATGATGGTGCTCGCCCTCGACGATCGGCCTCAGATGCTGGACTAAACGATCGATGGGATTCGATGATGGTTGAATGATGGTTGCAAATTTCGGTTCGTTCGGTTAGGTGGTCCGATTGGGTTCATTCGTTCGTGGATTGTGGGTGTTGTGGGGGGAATAATAATGTGAATCATACGAAAGTTAGATTAGACTTGATATTCGATTCAGTTGCGACGTGGGTGGGTGGGTTTCTTGGTTTCTAGTTAGGGATGAGCTACTTCGGATGCATTAATATTAATCCCCTAATCCCCGGGGCTGCGGGCGGGCGGTTAGTGTGGCGGTTAGGTGGCCTTTGTCTGCACCAAAAGCTCTGGCGGATCTCCACCACGAAGGCAATGCCGCTGCCCAGCAGTCCGCACAGAAACAGACTGAAGGCAGGCGCCAGCATGTTGAGGGCCAACGGACGGAGCCTCAACTTCTCCTCCATCTCCGCCAGCGTGGAGAAATCCTTAAGGTAGCCCATGCGATGGGCCCGCCGGTAGCAGGTCTCCATCCAGCGATCTGCCAGTCCGCCCTGCTGCACGTGCAGCAGGAAGCGATGCAGGGCGTCCTTGAAGTGCGAGTCCACCCGCAGCTGGTACTGAAAGGGATACGTGCCGTGGCACAGCCGCGAAAAGAAGAAGCGTTTCTTGCGCAGAAAGCGCTGCTGCAGGTTGAAGAACTCCCAGCGTATCCGGCTAATCGGATATATGTACTTCATATCCAGCGAGATTCGCTTTGCGTCAAAGTGCTCCAGATCCGTGAAGGTGAACTTGGCGGCGAACTGCTCACCATGTCCCAGGGAGCCCACGATGGCGTCCGCATCGGAAGGCAGCACCAGGATGCGGTAGGGCAGCCGGAACAGCTCCTCCAGGCTCCCGGCATTCGGACGGGTAAGAGTTACGGCCAGAAAGGAGGTGAGCTTGGTGCTGTACGACTGGCACAGGATGAATATCCCGAAGACGATAATCAGGCCGCAAAAAGCGCGTCCCGGCTTGCGCTTCCGGTATCCAGCCTTCCCTGCTCCCGGTACTCCGAGTATCTTCCAGAGGTGCGAGTCCGGCATCACGCGACGCACAAAGAGGAAGTGCACCAGCAGCAGGGTGAGCAGCAGGCACAGCCAGAGCGTCAAGGTGAAGGGCAGGAAGACATACAGGCTGCGCGAAATGTCGTTGTCCAGGGGGATCATGAAACAGCGCGGCGCCACCTGGGCGGGATACGAATAGTCCACCTGGCTGTTCGGATGCAGAGTGTCGTACAGGTGCGGGCTCATCTCCACCGTCCCCTGGACAATAAGTTGCGTGAGCGTGGCCATGTTCAACAACTGGGAACCGTTCACCACGAGAGGGAATAGCTCCAGCGACACATTTAGGTGCGCCATCAGATGGTTGACCAAGATCCCTCCCACTCCGTCCAGCTGCCAAGCGTCCGACTGGTGGCGATCCCTGTACCAAAACGTGTTCGGCACATCCTGCTGCACGGGCAGGCGCAGCCGATAGCCCCTGAAGTCCCGTCGATTGGGCAGGGGAAAAAGATGATGAGGATCATATGTGGACAGCCTACGCATGCGAATCACCCGAATGGAGGGATATGGGTCCATTTGGTAAAACTTTCGCttggccaccaccaccagggCAGAGCGGAACTGCAGCTTCCAAAGCAGTTCGAAAAAGTGCGCCACTCGCGATGGCGACTCCCGGCTCTTAAGCATGAACAGGGTCTTGGAGTAGCGCCTGCCTCGAGCTCGGCGCGCCTGCAACTCAATTACCGCATCCTTGGTATCCCTCGCAAAGACCACGTACAGCGATTCCTCATCCTGCAGCCGGCTAAACCGCAAAGGGGTCGCCGCCTCATCCGTAGCCGTCATCTGCGGCAGCAGGTAGAagtggttgctgctgttgtctCGTAGCTGGCGATGCAGTTCATCAAGATAGCTGGAAGTGACCGACTCCAGGCTGTTCACAATGGAGATGGCATGCAGGCGGTGCACTCGCCCGATCCTGTCCAAAAAATTAGCCAGGTGCGAGGGCTGCACAAAGTTTTCGCTGGCGAAGGAGCTTCGCTCTCCCCAAAGGAGCAGAAGTAGAAGTAACCGAAGGAACATTTTCAGGTGGACAAGCAGAATCAGACTGACTGTGACGATGGTGCCTTGTCAGGGGCATCGCCGCGATAGCATCTTTAAAACACTAAACCCCCTACTTTAAGCGCGACACTTACCCGTAGTAATTGCTGGCGTCCACTCCTGCTCCCCGGTGGCTCCCCAGAGATACGACTTGGCCTGGGTGGCCGTCAGGTTGGGCACGTTGGCGGGAAGGGCGTTAATCAGCGAGTTTTGTCGCCGCTTAAAGACTATTCAGGGAAACGGAAACGGGAAGAGGAGGCAGGATGAGTACTCCCGTCTGGATTGGCTCTCATAATAACTCACTGTCGATTTTCTCGTCGCCCATCACAAAGCTGTGCGTAGAGGCGGACTTGCTTAGTAGCGAGTGAGTGGACACCCGGTCGTATTGCTCCGCGCTCTCGCATCCATAATCCTCCTgctcgttgttgttgttgccgccagTCTGGCCGTTGTTGTAAATCTGCTGCAGCGGCCTCGGCTGACCCGTTGCTGGCGTTATCTTCGCTGGCACAGCCTGGTAATGATGCTGCTGAATGAGCACGCCCGTTGGGCCCTTGGGAAAGATGTGCGTCCAACGGCGGCGATTTGAGGTCAACTTGATGGTCACTTGCGAGGGATCAAAGGGATTGATTAGGGCGCGACCGGGACGCACTATGGGTGCAATGCTGACGATCGTCCTCCGTGAGTTCTTCTCCGAGGCCAGTGACTCCGAGAGATTGGTCGTGtccggctgctgctgggagTGGATAAGGTTCGACTAGGAGGAAGCTTGAAACAAGAAGGACTTACCAAGGCCGCCAGCATGGCAGAGGTGCCGTGATGAATATCCGGATCGGACATCTTTCGCCGCATGGCCGGTATCTGGGTGGGCGTGAGATTCTCCCAGTCGTTGTTCCGGTAGGCGTAGGTCTCCAGACTAGGCACCGACGTCTTCTTAGCCCGCACCACGCGCTGCAGAGAGCTGGGAAAGCGAGAGAGAGTTCTTGTTAGGTCAAGAAGGAAGGAAACATCTCGAGTCCCATGCCCACCAAGTGCTTTGAGCTGGCAAGGGTTGAAAGATCTGCTCGTCGTACGCATCGTAGTCGAAGAGCGAGTTGTGCTTGTACTCTGACTGATTGCAGCTGAGGAAGTGTCGCTCGTTCTCCTCGCCCTCATCCCCCACACCCTCGCCGACTCCGGCGTCGTGCAGCGTCTGCTGGGAGCCAAACAGCGGCAGCTTGATCCGCGGTATGAAGCTGGAGTAGGCGATCTTCTTGTTCGTGGAGTAGAAGCTCAGGTTTATCCAGTGCGGCAGGGAGTAGTCATCCGCTGAGGTCAGAGTAGTGTCCTTGTTGTGGAACTTGAGCAGCGGGACCGCGTGCAGGGGCTGCTCCCCCACACAGACCAAATCACTGCCCACGCCATTGTCGATGATCCGCTGCTTGGTGATGTTGGTAAGCTCCCGGTCCACGGAGAAGACGCCCACGCCCGGAGTGATCACCACCGAGAGCTGTCCGGTGCGATCGAACGTCCTGTCCAAGTAATGCTTCTCGAAGGTGTTGAGGGAGATATTCAGGACCTCCAGGAAGTTGCCCTGAGTGGCCGAGGAATTGGTGGCAGGCGGTATCTTCATGTGCTCCCGCTCATGATACCGCAGCACGGTGGCCTGGTAGGAGGTAAAGAGCTTGCGCAGCTGGCCCAGCACCGTGCACCAGTCGTCGCAGCGTTCGTTCTGGATGGCCACGCGGTAGAAGTCCTCGTAGAAGCGACCCTTGTAGTCCAGCTGCAGGCAGTCGCGCATGTGCTCGGGGAACTCGTCCAGGCTCTTCGCCGCGTAGAAGGTGCGCGAGAAGAGCACAATGGTCACCTCGTGGTTGCAGCTCAGCTTGCGCCACTTTTGGAAGAGCTCTGTGAGGAAGCCATTCACGGCCTTCTCAAAGTACAGATCGCCATGGATGTCAAAGTCCCACATTTCGGAGGACATCTGCAGGAACAGGTACACCATCGATGTGCTACTGCGAAACACGATCTTGGTATCCTCCGTAATGACGCCGCTGGCCACGCGATCGCCCTGTGACCACATCTCATACACCTGGCACCGGATCTGCATGTCGTTGTAGTCGATTTTCTTGTTCACATACACGCAGGTGTCCGTCTGAAGGGAAATTGTGGATAAAGACTGATATCCCTGCTTCGCCCTTCTTATTCCCTTACCAAATAGGTCTTTAGTCGCCACATCTCAGAGCGGCCCATATACTGGTCCTTGAAGGTTATCTCTATGGAGTCCAGGGCCACGTCTGCCGGATCCACTATGCGCATCACCACATTGGTGTAGGGGCGCATCTTGAAGGCGGTGGCGATGCCCGACTCAATGCTGATTACATCCCGGCCGCAGCTGTTGTTGAACTCCGTGATCTGGAGCAGCAGGTGTGTGCCGTTCTCCTCGTCCGGGGCGTAAATTTCCACCACATCGCCCACATTGGCGTTGGGATGGTCCTTCGGGTTCATCAGCAGGTCCGCATCTGTCTCAGGAAAAGACCCATAAGGTTAAATCCCTATGTTTGCGCAATTTCCAGCATGCAACGCGTACAATATTTACCGTAGGATTTGTTGCAGCCACGCGTGTGCGTGTGAAGCTTGTAAAGCTTCATAATTATGTATTTAGTTGCTCAAC
Proteins encoded:
- the Iml1 gene encoding GATOR complex protein Iml1 isoform X13, with the translated sequence MKLYKLHTHTRGCNKSYGKYYADLLMNPKDHPNANVGDVVEIYAPDEENGTHLLLQITEFNNSCGRDVISIESGIATAFKMRPYTNVVMRIVDPADVALDSIEITFKDQYMGRSEMWRLKTYLTDTCVYVNKKIDYNDMQIRCQVYEMWSQGDRVASGVITEDTKIVFRSSTSMVYLFLQMSSEMWDFDIHGDLYFEKAVNGFLTELFQKWRKLSCNHEVTIVLFSRTFYAAKSLDEFPEHMRDCLQLDYKGRFYEDFYRVAIQNERCDDWCTVLGQLRKLFTSYQATVLRYHEREHMKIPPATNSSATQGNFLEVLNISLNTFEKHYLDRTFDRTGQLSVVITPGVGVFSVDRELTNITKQRIIDNGVGSDLVCVGEQPLHAVPLLKFHNKDTTLTSADDYSLPHWINLSFYSTNKKIAYSSFIPRIKLPLFGSQQTLHDAGVGEGVGDEGEENERHFLSCNQSEYKHNSLFDYDAYDEQIFQPLPAQSTCSLQRVVRAKKTSVPSLETYAYRNNDWENLTPTQIPAMRRKMSDPDIHHGTSAMLAALQQPDTTNLSESLASEKNSRRTIVSIAPIVRPGRALINPFDPSQVTIKLTSNRRRWTHIFPKGPTGVLIQQHHYQAVPAKITPATGQPRPLQQIYNNGQTGGNNNNEQEDYGCESAEQYDRVSTHSLLSKSASTHSFVMGDEKIDIFKRRQNSLINALPANVPNLTATQAKSYLWGATGEQEWTPAITTVQHLRPIVEGEHHHHLLGGLDPPADPEAGVGCGGGRGKIIIGVDWKSLTIPACLPITTDYFPDKRSLNNDYVISDYTLLPDDVNHEYAQSRAVYRKPLSTEEVCKEIVSQRLAQGFQLIVVDEKPLSVLGGCSSGSAVLPLKPPCESKKEYLLSIGRIFHKISLSGSVITVTGYRPRHPYPPINVDYRYRFHAPQHETYEISGVNFTTEKLENFNWNHMDLYICTRGDVDYPLMESLKYWRYRMYLLPKETIVSKIASCQHCDVFPDLTAADNTREQVEDFVRLIEAVSKLKRQFARKARH
- the Iml1 gene encoding GATOR complex protein Iml1 isoform X7; amino-acid sequence: MKLYKLHTHTRGCNKSYGKYYADLLMNPKDHPNANVGDVVEIYAPDEENGTHLLLQITEFNNSCGRDVISIESGIATAFKMRPYTNVVMRIVDPADVALDSIEITFKDQYMGRSEMWRLKTYLTDTCVYVNKKIDYNDMQIRCQVYEMWSQGDRVASGVITEDTKIVFRSSTSMVYLFLQMSSEMWDFDIHGDLYFEKAVNGFLTELFQKWRKLSCNHEVTIVLFSRTFYAAKSLDEFPEHMRDCLQLDYKGRFYEDFYRVAIQNERCDDWCTVLGQLRKLFTSYQATVLRYHEREHMKIPPATNSSATQGNFLEVLNISLNTFEKHYLDRTFDRTGQLSVVITPGVGVFSVDRELTNITKQRIIDNGVGSDLVCVGEQPLHAVPLLKFHNKDTTLTSADDYSLPHWINLSFYSTNKKIAYSSFIPRIKLPLFGSQQTLHDAGVGEGVGDEGEENERHFLSCNQSEYKHNSLFDYDAYDEQIFQPLPAQSTCSLQRVVRAKKTSVPSLETYAYRNNDWENLTPTQIPAMRRKMSDPDIHHGTSAMLAALQQPDTTNLSESLASEKNSRRTIVSIAPIVRPGRALINPFDPSQVTIKLTSNRRRWTHIFPKGPTGVLIQQHHYQAVPAKITPATGQPRPLQQIYNNGQTGGNNNNEQEDYGCESAEQYDRVSTHSLLSKSASTHSFVMGDEKIDIFKRRQNSLINALPANVPNLTATQAKSYLWGATGEQEWTPAITTVQHLRPIVEGEHHHHLLGGLDPPADPEAGVGCGGGRGKIIIGVDWKSLTIPACLPITTDYFPDKRSLNNDYVISDYTLLPDDVNHEYAQSRAVYRKPLSTEEVCKEIVSQRLAQGFQLIVVDEKPLSVLGGCSSGSAVLPLKPPCESKKEYLLSIGRIFHKISLSGSVITVTGYRPRHPYPPINVDYRYRFHAPQHETYEISGVNFTTEKLENFNWNHMDLYICTRGDVDYPLMESLKYWRYRMYLLPKETIVSKIASCQHCDVFPDLTAADNTREQVEDFVRLIEAVSKLKRQFARKARHDTPRLTEKHHNPINSPQQSINVRPKLENGRISRIFPATDAVAAAGIAARDDQDDGFPVDIKFSPNATLVEIFEAMKHPVTGVGYFAQTQSLPSCTFLSYDALMWLKTRLNNGRHPLELLEAMRKERMICHASGDWKRAVVPGFVFYYVVQQDKNAKDYAPPLGDYSAFVNEWLEIEFQGCSFLWHDEVVATPVPNFLRDKPAPQSWTESCKRVYRQSHLEIDVNQKSDRMEWGHVKHHTVLQPGFAFEIVVEWVTSSGPIVADLIGGWMRKANQFNFLVSVPADPMAEPFTKKSDPLRGPIFIPLCTTFLPNGAALFEEFPEESRADRMLFLQEAILTKFGFLPCVLEKKFSIGKDLPKEYQYVHCTGNMFALIRCASNNYQVESPIRLEAANVTRCVYGHTNNTNVPKKVGFLWAWNHMIPNKKWKAQTINNSADGELFQLKLLKDFREFCSNSDQRLSAFWTQSQELRRKAQKFEFNNNNNNNTEDIKIK
- the Iml1 gene encoding GATOR complex protein Iml1 isoform X6 is translated as MKLYKLHTHTRGCNKSYGKYYADLLMNPKDHPNANVGDVVEIYAPDEENGTHLLLQITEFNNSCGRDVISIESGIATAFKMRPYTNVVMRIVDPADVALDSIEITFKDQYMGRSEMWRLKTYLTDTCVYVNKKIDYNDMQIRCQVYEMWSQGDRVASGVITEDTKIVFRSSTSMVYLFLQMSSEMWDFDIHGDLYFEKAVNGFLTELFQKWRKLSCNHEVTIVLFSRTFYAAKSLDEFPEHMRDCLQLDYKGRFYEDFYRVAIQNERCDDWCTVLGQLRKLFTSYQATVLRYHEREHMKIPPATNSSATQGNFLEVLNISLNTFEKHYLDRTFDRTGQLSVVITPGVGVFSVDRELTNITKQRIIDNGVGSDLVCVGEQPLHAVPLLKFHNKDTTLTSADDYSLPHWINLSFYSTNKKIAYSSFIPRIKLPLFGSQQTLHDAGVGEGVGDEGEENERHFLSCNQSEYKHNSLFDYDAYDEQIFQPLPAQSTCSLQRVVRAKKTSVPSLETYAYRNNDWENLTPTQIPAMRRKMSDPDIHHGTSAMLAALQQPDTTNLSESLASEKNSRRTIVSIAPIVRPGRALINPFDPSQVTIKLTSNRRRWTHIFPKGPTGVLIQQHHYQAVPAKITPATGQPRPLQQIYNNGQTGGNNNNEQEDYGCESAEQYDRVSTHSLLSKSASTHSFVMGDEKIDIFKRRQNSLINALPANVPNLTATQAKSYLWGATGEQEWTPAITTVQHLRPIVEGEHHHHLLGGLDPPADPEAGVGCGGGRGKIIIGVDWKSLTIPACLPITTDYFPDKRSLNNDYVISDYTLLPDDVNHEYAQSRAVYRKPLSTEEVCKEIVSQRLAQGFQLIVVDEKPLSVLGGCSSGSAVLPLKPPCESKKEYLLSIGRIFHKISLSGSVITVTGYRPRHPYPPINVDYRYRFHAPQHETYEISGVNFTTEKLENFNWNHMDLYICTRGDVDYPLMESLKYWRYRMYLLPKETIVSKIASCQHCDVFPDLTAADNTREQVEDFVRLIEAVSKLKRQFARKARQHDTPRLTEKHHNPINSPQQSINVRPKLENGRISRIFPATDAVAAAGIAARDDQDDGFPVDIKFSPNATLVEIFEAMKHPVTGVGYFAQTQSLPSCTFLSYDALMWLKTRLNNGRHPLELLEAMRKERMICHASGDWKRAVVPGFVFYYVVQQDKNAKDYAPPLGDYSAFVNEWLEIEFQGCSFLWHDEVVATPVPNFLRDKPAPQSWTESCKRVYRQSHLEIDVNQKSDRMEWGHVKHHTVLQPGFAFEIVVEWVTSSGPIVADLIGGWMRKANQFNFLVSVPADPMAEPFTKKSDPLRGPIFIPLCTTFLPNGAALFEEFPEESRADRMLFLQEAILTKFGFLPCVLEKKFSIGKDLPKEYQYVHCTGNMFALIRCASNNYQVESPIRLEAANVTRCVYGHTNNTNVPKKVGFLWAWNHMIPNKKWKAQTINNSADGELFQLKLLKDFREFCSNSDQRLSAFWTQSQELRRKAQKFEFNNNNNNNTEDIKIK
- the Iml1 gene encoding GATOR complex protein Iml1 isoform X1, producing the protein MKLYKLHTHTRGCNKSYGKYYADLLMNPKDHPNANVGDVVEIYAPDEENGTHLLLQITEFNNSCGRDVISIESGIATAFKMRPYTNVVMRIVDPADVALDSIEITFKDQYMGRSEMWRLKTYLTDTCVYVNKKIDYNDMQIRCQVYEMWSQGDRVASGVITEDTKIVFRSSTSMVYLFLQMSSEMWDFDIHGDLYFEKAVNGFLTELFQKWRKLSCNHEVTIVLFSRTFYAAKSLDEFPEHMRDCLQLDYKGRFYEDFYRVAIQNERCDDWCTVLGQLRKLFTSYQATVLRYHEREHMKIPPATNSSATQGNFLEVLNISLNTFEKHYLDRTFDRTGQLSVVITPGVGVFSVDRELTNITKQRIIDNGVGSDLVCVGEQPLHAVPLLKFHNKDTTLTSADDYSLPHWINLSFYSTNKKIAYSSFIPRIKLPLFGSQQTLHDAGVGEGVGDEGEENERHFLSCNQSEYKHNSLFDYDAYDEQIFQPLPAQSTCSLQRVVRAKKTSVPSLETYAYRNNDWENLTPTQIPAMRRKMSDPDIHHGTSAMLAALQQPDTTNLSESLASEKNSRRTIVSIAPIVRPGRALINPFDPSQVTIKLTSNRRRWTHIFPKGPTGVLIQQHHYQAVPAKITPATGQPRPLQQIYNNGQTGGNNNNEQEDYGCESAEQYDRVSTHSLLSKSASTHSFVMGDEKIDIFKRRQNSLINALPANVPNLTATQAKSYLWGATGEQEWTPAITTVQHLRPIVEGEHHHHLLGGLDPPADPEAGVGCGGGRGKIIIGVDWKSLTIPACLPITTDYFPDKRSLNNDYVISDYTLLPDDVNHEYAQSRAVYRKPLSTEEVCKEIVSQRLAQGFQLIVVDEKPLSVLGGCSSGSAVLPLKPPCESKKEYLLSIGRIFHKISLSGSVITVTGYRPRHPYPPINVDYRYRFHAPQHETYEISGVNFTTEKLENFNWNHMDLYICTRGDVDYPLMESLKYWRYRMYLLPKETIVSKIASCQHCDVFPDLTAADNTREQVEDFVRLIEAVSKLKRQFARKARDSPIAHSITKRRHSTSIISRPQPNQGLTNSPFRERVGSNRLPEKPSINVRPKLENGRISRIFPATDAVAAAGIAARDDQDDGFPVDIKFSPNATLVEIFEAMKHPVTGVGYFAQTQSLPSCTFLSYDALMWLKTRLNNGRHPLELLEAMRKERMICHASGDWKRAVVPGFVFYYVVQQDKNAKDYAPPLGDYSAFVNEWLEIEFQGCSFLWHDEVVATPVPNFLRDKPAPQSWTESCKRVYRQSHLEIDVNQKSDRMEWGHVKHHTVLQPGFAFEIVVEWVTSSGPIVADLIGGWMRKANQFNFLVSVPADPMAEPFTKKSDPLRGPIFIPLCTTFLPNGAALFEEFPEESRADRMLFLQEAILTKFGFLPCVLEKKFSIGKDLPKEYQYVHCTGNMFALIRCASNNYQVESPIRLEAANVTRCVYGHTNNTNVPKKVGFLWAWNHMIPNKKWKAQTINNSADGELFQLKLLKDFREFCSNSDQRLSAFWTQSQELRRKAQKFEFNNNNNNNTEDIKIK